The Kitasatospora albolonga nucleotide sequence GACGACAAGCCCGCCGTCTACCGCTTCCCCCGCGAGCCCCTGCCCCTCAACAAGCTCTCGCTCGACGGCACATGGACCGCCGGTTACGAGCACTTCACCGCGGGCCCCGACGCCCGCCTCGCCTTCACCTACCGTGCCAAGAACGCCAACCTGGTCCTCGCCGGTACCGGAAAGGTCACCGTCGTCGTGGACGGCAAGGCCACCAGGACGATCGATGTGTCCGGCTCCCCGGCCCTGTACCGCCTGACCGACGACAAGGACCCGCGCACCGCCCGTCTCGAACTCCGCCTGGACGAGGGACTGGAGGCGTACGCGTTCACCTTCGGGTAGAGCCGGAGGTGGGCCGCCGGAGGGTCCGGCGGCCCACCGCACAGCGGGCTGTGGCTCAGTGCTGGTCGAGCGGCAGGGCGAGGTCGGTGACCTGGTGGGCCCGGGGGAAGGCGCCGAGGTCGCGGGCGGCGCCGGTGAGCACGTCGACCGCGTACAGGCGGGCGGCACCGGCCGTGTTGAGGGTGGCGAAGCCGTGGTTGGTGCCGTGCTTCGGCGAGAAGTAGATGTCGAACCCGGCGTCCGGGCCCGCGTCCACGCCGAGGTTCCCGGTCGGGGCGAGGGTGCCGGCGTTGGCGGGCGACTGGAGGGAGACGCGGTCGGCCAGGGTGTCGATGTCGAACAGGGTGGTCGCGGTGGCCGGGTCGAGGTCGTTGTTGGTGTAGGCGGCGCCGGTGACACCCATGGCGGTGGAGGGCGGCATGGTGGGGTTGGTGAGGGTGCCGTCAGCGATGGTCCCCAGGGGAGCGGCGCCGTCGTCGATGTTGTGCCGCAGGTTCTGCCCGGTATCACTGATGACGCGGAGCCGGTTGGCGGCGGGGTTGAAGTCGACGCCGAACCGCTTGCCGGAGAGGGCGACGGTGAGCCGGGAGACCTTCAGGGCCTTGGCGTCGGCGGTGTTCAGGGTGTAGACACCGCCCTTGTCGCCGACTCCGTACAGCTTCCCGTTCTGGACACGGAAGTCGATCCCGACGACCTTGGTGTCACCGCGCAGCCCGGACACCTTCCCGATGGCCGTGGTCCTGGCGGGCCGGTCGACGGCGAACGCGACCAGGCGCTGGTCGGCGGTCAGCCCGATGGCGGTGAGCGCATTGTGCCCTCGGTGGTTCATGGCGGGCCCGTCATGGCCGCCCGCGGACGCGAGGGCCGGAGCGGCCAGGGCCGCGACCACGGCGACGGAGGCGGCGACGACGGTTCTGCGTGTACGCATGATGCTCCAGGGGAAGTACGGTGCCCCGCCCGCAGGTACGGGCGGGTTCGCGACGGGTTCGGAGCACAGAGGTGTACGGATGGGCGGAAACCCGGAAAGTCACCTCATTGGAGTCATCGAGCGTGGAGTCATCGAACGTGGAGTCACCGAACCGGGAGGGGAGAGGGCGCGGTGACCATGGAGGCCGCTGCGGACGGCATCACCGGCGTGGTCATCCCCGGCTGCGGCCACTTTTCCGGCCGAGGAGGCTCCGCGGGAACCGCTGTCAGCGCTGCGGCCCTTCCTCGCGCCCTGTCGGACCAAGGCGGTTCCGCCTCCGCGAGCGTCAGCCCCTGAGCACGTCTCGGTGTGCGGAGAGGCACCCAGACGCCTCAGTTGCAGAACGCGGTGTCCGTCGCGGCCATGACCGCCTTCGCGCTCTTCTCCGCGTCGCTGAAGGTTCCCGGGAGCGCGGTCACCGCCAGGCCGACCGAGCGGCCGTCGTCGGTGGCGCCGCCCCGGGTCTCGTAGCCGTCGATGTCGCCGCCGTGCCCCCAGTACTCGCCGCCGCAGCTCAGCGGGATGCTGAAGACGCCGAGACCGTAGCGCCATCCGGGCATGAGCGGCGCGTCGACCGTCCTGCGCATCTCGGCCAGTTGCCCGGGTGCGAGGAGCTTCCCGTCGAGGAGCAGGCGGGCGAACTTCGCGAGGTCGCTCGGTGTGGAGATCATCTGGCCGGCGGCTCCGCCCCAGGAGGGGTCCATCCGCGTGGCGTCGATGACCTTGCCGTTCTCCAGGCTGCTGAGCGCGTAGCCCCGGGCATGGGGCTTCGGGACGGTCCGGTCGCCGGGCTGCGGCCAGGAGGTGTGGCGCAGCCCCGCCTTCCGGATCACGCGCTCGGTGATCTGCTCCTGCACGGGCCGTCCGGTGACCTTCTCGATCAGCATGCCCGCCAGCAGGTAGTTGGTGTTGCTGTACCCCCACTTGGCGCCGGGCGCGAAGTCCGCCGGGTGGGCCAGGGCCGCGGTGAGCAGATCGTGCGGATGGAAGAACGTGTGCTGGACCTTCGCGAAGTTCTCCAGGCCGATGTGTTCGGTGTAGTTGGGAAGGCCGCTGGTGTGCTGCAGCAGCTGCCGGACGGTGATCTTCCCGCCGTCGATGCCCTCACCCCGTACCACTCCGGGAAGGTATGTCTCGATGGGCTCGTCCAGGGCGACCTTGCCCTCGG carries:
- a CDS encoding serine hydrolase; this translates as MVRAKTVSRLRKGMLVVAAVSLVGAATTIAAVADTPREAAARAGGSTALQESLDALVSEDKFPAAFAWVRKDGRTSSPVSGSARLDEQVPVPRDGYVRAGSNTKTFTAVVVLQLVAEGKVALDEPIETYLPGVVRGEGIDGGKITVRQLLQHTSGLPNYTEHIGLENFAKVQHTFFHPHDLLTAALAHPADFAPGAKWGYSNTNYLLAGMLIEKVTGRPVQEQITERVIRKAGLRHTSWPQPGDRTVPKPHARGYALSSLENGKVIDATRMDPSWGGAAGQMISTPSDLAKFARLLLDGKLLAPGQLAEMRRTVDAPLMPGWRYGLGVFSIPLSCGGEYWGHGGDIDGYETRGGATDDGRSVGLAVTALPGTFSDAEKSAKAVMAATDTAFCN